A DNA window from Enterobacter cloacae subsp. cloacae ATCC 13047 contains the following coding sequences:
- the epd gene encoding erythrose-4-phosphate dehydrogenase, with protein sequence MTVRVAINGFGRIGRNVVRALYESGRRAEITVVAINELADAAGMAHLLKYDTSHGRFAWDVRQERDQLFVGDDTIRVLHERNIAALPWRELGVDVVLDCTGVYGNREHGEAHLTAGAKKVLFSHPGSNDLDATVVFGVNQHELQAEHRIVSNASCTTNCIIPVIKLLDDAYGIESGTVTTIHSAMHDQQVIDAYHPDLRRTRAASQSIIPVDTKLAAGITRIFPQFNDRFEAIAVRVPTINVTAIDLSVTVKKPVKACEVNLLLRKAAQGAFHGIVDYTELPLVSVDFNHDPHSAIVDGTQTRVSGAHLIKTLVWCDNEWGFANRMLDTTLAMAAKGFR encoded by the coding sequence ATGACCGTACGCGTAGCGATTAATGGCTTCGGTCGCATCGGGCGCAACGTGGTTCGTGCTTTATATGAATCCGGGCGTCGGGCGGAAATTACCGTGGTGGCAATCAATGAACTGGCGGATGCTGCGGGCATGGCGCATTTATTGAAATATGACACCAGCCACGGACGCTTTGCCTGGGACGTGCGCCAGGAAAGGGATCAGCTGTTTGTCGGTGACGATACGATCCGCGTACTGCATGAGCGCAATATTGCCGCGCTACCGTGGCGTGAACTGGGTGTGGATGTGGTGCTTGACTGTACCGGCGTATATGGCAACCGCGAACACGGCGAAGCGCATCTCACCGCCGGCGCGAAAAAAGTCCTGTTCTCTCATCCCGGCAGTAACGACCTCGACGCAACGGTCGTTTTCGGCGTCAATCAGCATGAGCTACAAGCCGAACACCGTATTGTCTCCAACGCCTCCTGCACCACCAACTGCATTATTCCGGTCATTAAACTGTTAGACGATGCATATGGCATTGAATCCGGCACCGTGACCACGATTCACTCCGCCATGCACGATCAGCAGGTCATCGACGCCTACCACCCGGATTTACGACGCACGCGTGCTGCGAGCCAGTCAATCATCCCGGTGGATACAAAACTGGCTGCCGGGATCACCCGAATTTTCCCGCAGTTTAATGACCGTTTCGAAGCGATTGCCGTGCGTGTACCGACGATAAACGTCACCGCAATTGACCTCAGCGTGACGGTAAAAAAACCGGTAAAAGCCTGTGAAGTCAACCTGTTGCTGCGAAAAGCGGCACAGGGGGCATTTCATGGTATAGTTGACTATACGGAATTACCGTTGGTCTCAGTGGATTTTAACCACGACCCGCACAGCGCCATTGTTGATGGCACGCAAACGCGCGTCAGTGGCGCACACCTTATCAAGACGCTGGTCTGGTGTGATAACGAATGGGGCTTTGCTAACCGAATGCTCGACACC
- the tkt gene encoding transketolase, translating into MSSRKELANAIRALSMDAVQKAKSGHPGAPMGMADIAEVLWRDFLNHNPQNPAWADRDRFVLSNGHGSMLIYSLLHLTGYDLPIEELKNFRQLHSKTPGHPEVGYTAGVETTTGPLGQGIANAVGMAIAEKTLAAQFNRPGHDIVDHFTYAFMGDGCMMEGISHEVCSLAGTLKLGKLVAFYDDNGISIDGHVEGWFTDDTAARFEAYGWHVVRGVDGHDADSIKRAVEEARAVTDKPSLLMCKTIIGFGSPNKAGTHDSHGAPLGDAEIALTREALGWKHPAFEIPSEIYAQWDAKEAGQAKEAAWNEKFAAYAKAFPQEAAEFTRRMKGEMPSDFDAKANEFIAKLQANPSKIASRKASQNAIEAFGPWLPEFLGGSADLAPSNLTLWSGSKPINEDAAGNYIHYGVREFGMTAIANGISLHGGFLPYTSTFLMFVEYARNAVRMAALMKQRQVMVYTHDSIGLGEDGPTHQPVEQVASLRVTPNMSTWRPCDQVESAVAWKYGVERQDGPTALILSRQNLAQQDRTEEQLANIARGGYVLKDCAGQPELIFIATGSEVELAVAAWDKLTAEGVKARVVSMPSTDAFDKQDAAYRESVLPKAVSARVAVEAGIADYWFKYVGLNGAIVGMTTFGESAPAEQLFEEFGFTVENVVAKAKELL; encoded by the coding sequence ATGTCCTCACGTAAAGAGCTTGCTAATGCTATTCGTGCGCTGAGCATGGACGCAGTACAGAAAGCCAAATCTGGCCACCCAGGGGCCCCTATGGGTATGGCTGATATCGCCGAAGTCCTGTGGCGTGATTTCCTGAACCACAACCCGCAGAACCCGGCATGGGCTGACCGCGACCGTTTCGTGCTGTCTAACGGCCACGGCTCAATGCTGATCTACAGCCTGCTGCACCTCACTGGCTACGATCTGCCTATCGAAGAGCTGAAAAACTTCCGTCAGCTGCACTCCAAAACCCCGGGTCACCCGGAAGTGGGTTACACCGCAGGTGTTGAAACCACGACCGGCCCACTGGGTCAGGGTATTGCGAACGCGGTGGGTATGGCGATTGCTGAGAAGACTCTGGCGGCGCAGTTCAACCGTCCTGGTCACGACATTGTTGACCACTTCACCTACGCGTTCATGGGCGACGGCTGCATGATGGAAGGCATTTCTCACGAAGTGTGCTCCCTGGCAGGTACCCTGAAGCTGGGCAAACTGGTTGCGTTCTACGACGACAACGGTATCTCCATCGACGGTCATGTTGAAGGCTGGTTCACTGATGACACTGCGGCACGTTTCGAAGCCTACGGCTGGCACGTTGTGCGTGGCGTTGATGGCCACGATGCTGACTCGATTAAACGTGCAGTAGAAGAAGCGCGTGCGGTCACTGACAAACCATCCCTGCTGATGTGCAAAACCATCATCGGTTTCGGTTCTCCGAACAAAGCGGGCACCCACGATTCCCACGGTGCGCCACTGGGCGACGCGGAAATCGCGCTGACCCGTGAAGCGTTGGGCTGGAAACACCCTGCATTCGAAATCCCATCTGAAATCTATGCCCAGTGGGATGCCAAAGAAGCGGGTCAGGCGAAAGAAGCGGCCTGGAACGAGAAGTTCGCGGCTTACGCTAAAGCCTTCCCACAGGAAGCGGCTGAATTCACCCGTCGTATGAAAGGTGAAATGCCGTCTGACTTCGACGCGAAAGCGAACGAGTTCATCGCTAAACTGCAGGCGAACCCATCTAAAATCGCCAGCCGTAAAGCGTCTCAGAATGCGATCGAAGCGTTCGGTCCATGGCTTCCAGAATTCCTCGGCGGCTCCGCTGACCTGGCACCGTCTAACCTGACCCTGTGGTCTGGCTCTAAGCCAATCAACGAAGATGCGGCCGGTAACTACATCCATTATGGTGTACGTGAATTCGGTATGACCGCTATCGCGAACGGTATCTCCCTGCACGGTGGTTTCCTGCCGTACACCTCTACCTTCCTGATGTTCGTGGAATATGCCCGTAACGCCGTGCGTATGGCTGCGCTGATGAAACAGCGTCAGGTGATGGTTTATACCCACGACTCCATTGGTCTGGGCGAAGATGGTCCAACTCACCAGCCGGTAGAGCAGGTTGCTTCTCTGCGTGTCACCCCGAACATGAGCACATGGCGTCCATGTGACCAGGTGGAATCTGCAGTGGCATGGAAATACGGCGTTGAGCGTCAGGACGGTCCAACCGCGCTGATCCTCTCCCGTCAGAACCTGGCACAGCAGGATCGTACCGAAGAGCAGCTGGCGAACATCGCCCGCGGTGGCTACGTGCTGAAGGATTGCGCGGGACAGCCAGAGCTGATCTTCATCGCAACCGGTTCTGAAGTTGAGCTGGCTGTTGCAGCCTGGGACAAACTGACTGCCGAAGGCGTTAAAGCGCGCGTGGTTTCCATGCCGTCTACCGATGCGTTCGACAAGCAGGATGCTGCTTACCGTGAATCCGTACTGCCTAAAGCCGTTTCCGCACGCGTGGCGGTTGAAGCGGGTATCGCTGACTACTGGTTCAAATACGTGGGCCTGAACGGCGCTATCGTCGGTATGACCACCTTCGGTGAATCTGCTCCGGCAGAGCAGTTGTTCGAAGAGTTCGGCTTCACCGTTGAGAACGTTGTCGCTAAGGCTAAAGAACTGCTGTAA